In a genomic window of Candidatus Bathyarchaeota archaeon:
- a CDS encoding PQQ-binding-like beta-propeller repeat protein → MTKKINQYLTIIAILLISVSLFALPTSDAHDPKWQIPTYCYVHVGPNPVGVGQTASVIFWINIYPPSAAGSAGDRWTFYIDITDPDGKTTSQGPLTSDPVGGSYLQFSPEQTGTYTITCRFPNQTLTGSAGTGIYNYNAYINDTYLESSATTTLTVQEEPIVHEAENPLPTEYWTRPINGQNNEWYSISSNWLAGAQILNRYQADGSAPNSAHVMWSKEFSFGGVVGGTNTGRDGMTYYSGTAYEGKMGSAVIMQGRLYYALPKSDSPSGEGYVCVDLLTGETLFWQNMTFPSFGQLYWYDSMNQHGVVPNGYLWASNFANAYDPISGDWIFSLTNVPSGTEAYTEKGEIVRYVINATGKYIGLWNNTAVHDLTGSTSATDYTSSSYNQWRPVGKTLDASKAFSWNISVPWIPAGATIVGVIQEDLLLGRNGSMPSLTSSSPYTVWAMSLKPESRGQLLWMKNYDAPAGNLSRSIRVIDPETRIFITYDQETMQWRGFSMDDGSLLWGPTDSEEALNFYALTTGAFGVGSYSVAYGNLYSTGYSGILYCYSQETGDLLWNYTAYAGLDAPAGVYSTLIGAIADDKVYMYSYEHSADAPHWKNSKTRCINATTGEEIWTIDGWSAYNSMFVADGYLVSLNLYDMQIYCYGKGASATTVTNQNDVITDGNKVLIKGTVTDIAAGTKQDEQAARFPNGVPVVSDASMSDWMEYVYMQQPQPTDVTGVTVSLSVIDANGNYRPIGETTTDADGFYSYDWQPDIPGKYTVIANFDGTESYYPSHAETAFVVQEVTPTETPTAAPQSVADLYFVPSIAGIFVLIIIVLALLVVLLLRKRP, encoded by the coding sequence TTGACTAAAAAAATAAACCAATATTTGACAATCATTGCTATTCTGTTGATTTCTGTTTCATTATTTGCGTTACCAACCAGCGATGCACACGACCCCAAATGGCAAATCCCAACCTACTGCTATGTCCATGTTGGACCAAATCCTGTCGGCGTTGGACAAACTGCCTCAGTAATCTTTTGGATCAACATATACCCGCCATCTGCAGCAGGATCCGCTGGCGACCGATGGACATTCTACATAGACATAACTGATCCCGACGGAAAAACAACCTCTCAAGGTCCCTTGACATCTGACCCTGTAGGCGGTTCATACCTACAATTCTCACCCGAACAAACAGGCACATACACTATCACCTGCCGATTCCCTAATCAAACATTAACTGGAAGCGCAGGTACAGGCATATACAATTACAATGCCTACATTAACGACACTTATTTAGAAAGTTCTGCAACCACCACTCTTACCGTCCAAGAAGAACCAATTGTACATGAAGCCGAAAACCCCTTGCCAACAGAGTACTGGACAAGACCCATCAACGGACAAAACAACGAATGGTACAGTATCTCCTCTAACTGGCTTGCCGGCGCACAAATCCTAAACAGGTATCAAGCCGATGGCAGCGCACCCAATAGTGCCCACGTAATGTGGTCCAAAGAATTCTCGTTTGGCGGCGTTGTCGGCGGAACAAACACTGGCAGAGACGGCATGACCTACTATTCAGGAACTGCTTATGAAGGCAAAATGGGCAGCGCAGTAATAATGCAGGGCAGACTCTACTATGCTTTACCAAAAAGCGATAGCCCCTCTGGAGAAGGATATGTCTGTGTTGACTTACTTACTGGCGAGACACTGTTCTGGCAAAATATGACTTTCCCCTCATTTGGACAACTATACTGGTATGACTCAATGAACCAGCACGGTGTGGTTCCAAACGGCTACCTGTGGGCAAGCAACTTCGCAAATGCATACGACCCCATATCAGGTGACTGGATATTTAGCTTAACCAACGTACCTTCCGGCACTGAAGCTTACACCGAAAAAGGCGAAATAGTCCGCTACGTAATCAACGCAACGGGGAAATACATCGGTTTATGGAACAACACTGCAGTCCATGATTTAACCGGTTCAACATCAGCCACTGATTACACAAGCAGCAGCTATAACCAATGGCGACCCGTAGGAAAAACCCTTGACGCTTCAAAAGCATTCTCCTGGAACATCTCAGTACCTTGGATTCCCGCTGGCGCAACAATTGTCGGCGTAATTCAAGAAGACCTGCTTCTCGGCAGAAACGGTTCAATGCCCAGCTTAACCAGCTCTTCGCCATATACGGTGTGGGCTATGAGTTTAAAGCCTGAATCAAGAGGCCAACTCTTGTGGATGAAAAACTATGACGCGCCCGCAGGAAACCTGAGCAGAAGCATACGAGTCATCGACCCAGAAACCCGCATCTTTATCACATATGACCAAGAAACAATGCAGTGGCGAGGATTCAGTATGGATGATGGTTCTTTGCTGTGGGGTCCAACAGACTCTGAAGAAGCCTTAAACTTCTACGCACTCACAACAGGCGCATTTGGTGTCGGCTCATATTCAGTGGCCTACGGTAATCTCTACTCAACTGGCTACTCCGGTATACTCTACTGCTACAGCCAAGAAACCGGCGACTTACTATGGAATTACACTGCATATGCAGGTCTTGATGCTCCTGCTGGCGTTTACTCCACTTTGATAGGCGCAATCGCTGATGACAAAGTATACATGTACAGCTATGAACACTCCGCCGATGCACCCCACTGGAAGAATTCAAAAACTCGATGCATAAACGCAACAACAGGAGAAGAAATCTGGACTATCGATGGCTGGTCAGCATACAACAGCATGTTCGTCGCAGACGGCTATCTGGTTTCATTAAACCTCTATGACATGCAAATCTACTGTTATGGCAAAGGTGCAAGCGCAACAACTGTTACAAACCAAAATGACGTAATAACAGACGGCAACAAAGTACTAATCAAAGGCACCGTAACCGACATTGCAGCAGGTACTAAACAAGATGAACAGGCAGCACGTTTTCCAAACGGTGTACCAGTGGTCTCTGACGCAAGCATGAGCGACTGGATGGAATACGTTTACATGCAACAACCCCAACCAACAGACGTCACTGGAGTCACAGTTTCTCTGTCCGTTATAGATGCTAATGGCAACTATCGACCCATCGGAGAAACAACCACGGATGCTGATGGCTTCTATAGCTACGATTGGCAACCTGATATACCTGGAAAATACACAGTTATCGCAAACTTTGACGGCACAGAATCATACTACCCCTCCCATGCAGAAACCGCGTTCGTTGTGCAAGAAGTAACGCCAACAGAAACTCCGACTGCTGCTCCGCAATCTGTCGCTGACCTGTACTTTGTACCCTCAATCGCAGGCATATTCGTTCTAATCATCATTGTGCTTGCTCTATTAGTGGTATTGCTGTTAAGGAAGCGACCGTAA
- a CDS encoding archaeosortase/exosortase family protein: MPKIEEAVFKLLPLLAFVVPLALLYLLNPADPYLNLSGQDSFNFMWKGRTFLLFFVWLIALEYILSWETITPQLSKQNKLRLLSAAVALALPTVYVLLENYAGLNGAVAGWSQSSGVAFYDSMPLAIEYLVFALLFALTAVLFFGKKGIVGFALPTLFVALVGVLYTIDNVFPYGTFTPFELLVPTTASLAAGVLTLMGYGVVSGTDAASAMPTLEVTGPLGTAKFAIAWPCAGIESLLIFTAVALLFLKRMHIDWKAKVGLFIFGAGVTYFINVLRIANIFIIGMQYGVNSHEVDMFHFIYGPLYAMTWIVAYPLVLLAIQALWQKIKTKKAAEAMKTNPELPDAA; the protein is encoded by the coding sequence TTGCCGAAAATTGAGGAAGCCGTCTTCAAGCTGCTACCGCTACTAGCGTTTGTGGTGCCCTTGGCGTTGCTGTACCTGCTAAACCCCGCCGACCCCTACCTCAACCTCTCAGGGCAAGACTCCTTTAACTTCATGTGGAAAGGCCGCACATTTCTGCTATTCTTCGTGTGGCTCATCGCGTTAGAGTACATTTTGAGTTGGGAAACCATCACGCCCCAGTTAAGCAAACAGAACAAGTTACGGCTCCTATCGGCTGCGGTAGCTTTGGCGCTGCCCACAGTGTATGTTCTTTTGGAGAATTACGCGGGGCTTAACGGCGCCGTTGCCGGTTGGTCACAGAGCAGCGGAGTTGCATTTTATGATTCAATGCCGCTTGCGATAGAATATCTTGTGTTTGCTTTGCTGTTTGCTTTGACGGCGGTGCTGTTTTTTGGCAAAAAAGGCATCGTTGGATTTGCCCTACCCACGTTGTTTGTGGCTTTGGTCGGCGTCCTCTACACCATTGACAACGTGTTCCCCTATGGCACGTTTACCCCCTTTGAATTGTTGGTGCCGACTACTGCGTCGCTTGCTGCGGGCGTGTTGACGTTGATGGGGTATGGTGTTGTTTCAGGCACCGATGCCGCGTCCGCCATGCCTACTCTTGAAGTAACGGGTCCTTTGGGAACTGCTAAGTTTGCTATTGCTTGGCCCTGTGCAGGCATCGAGAGCCTACTCATATTCACCGCCGTCGCGTTGCTTTTCTTAAAACGAATGCATATTGACTGGAAAGCCAAAGTCGGCTTATTCATCTTTGGCGCTGGCGTAACCTACTTCATCAACGTTCTTCGTATCGCCAACATCTTCATAATTGGCATGCAGTACGGCGTCAATAGCCACGAAGTCGACATGTTCCACTTCATCTACGGACCCCTCTACGCCATGACATGGATAGTCGCCTATCCCCTCGTACTGTTAGCGATACAGGCGCTTTGGCAAAAAATCAAAACTAAAAAAGCAGCAGAAGCTATGAAAACTAATCCAGAACTGCCAGACGCGGCTTGA
- a CDS encoding right-handed parallel beta-helix repeat-containing protein yields the protein MVTVKVVPALLLVSWLVIIALSMPEFCLANPNMMYRVEMVPIEHAYIRSNGEVDPPSMPIQREGDTYFFTDNIVNCSIEIQKDNVTLDGNGFSLTLPPSIKITPLMDSLKSGDPLLQISNRTSITIMNVTSNNYFVGIRIIGSSNIVLLENTLRDGRSGILVVSSYNCSIVGNKLSENLQSGIEVQHSKFLNIQYNNFSKNQYDGLQGYYLSYSNISRNNFFDNEQSGIYLFVAESNRIYANNIMKNEIGLFYNRFCSHNNNTVFNNYWDNYGLQIDNSTTDTVSGMDQSPLAEPITLSFDPSLFFPEIADSSSQEPFPATLVIGTFAVVIIAVAVSAFILKKSIHPTKQKQSSFILSVKPRLAVLD from the coding sequence ATGGTTACCGTGAAAGTTGTACCGGCTTTGTTACTTGTCTCATGGCTTGTAATAATAGCATTGTCTATGCCGGAATTTTGTTTAGCGAATCCAAATATGATGTATCGGGTTGAAATGGTGCCGATTGAGCATGCCTATATTAGAAGTAACGGTGAGGTTGACCCGCCATCGATGCCTATCCAAAGGGAAGGCGACACTTACTTCTTTACGGATAACATTGTAAATTGTAGCATCGAAATCCAAAAGGACAATGTAACGCTTGACGGAAACGGTTTTTCCTTAACTCTACCTCCAAGCATTAAAATAACTCCATTAATGGACAGCCTAAAAAGTGGAGACCCCTTACTCCAAATATCAAACAGAACCAGCATAACCATCATGAATGTAACCTCTAACAATTACTTTGTAGGCATCCGCATAATTGGCTCTTCAAATATTGTGCTTCTTGAAAATACCTTACGGGATGGACGCTCGGGTATTTTGGTCGTCTCAAGTTATAATTGCAGTATTGTGGGCAATAAGCTATCCGAGAATTTACAAAGTGGAATAGAGGTACAGCATTCAAAATTCCTAAATATTCAATATAATAATTTTTCAAAAAACCAGTATGATGGATTACAGGGCTATTACCTTAGCTACTCAAATATCAGTAGAAATAATTTTTTTGATAATGAACAATCGGGCATTTATCTTTTCGTTGCCGAATCGAATCGCATTTATGCGAATAATATCATGAAAAACGAGATTGGCCTCTTCTACAACAGGTTTTGTTCCCACAACAACAATACTGTGTTTAACAATTATTGGGATAACTATGGACTGCAGATAGACAATTCTACGACTGATACTGTCAGCGGCATGGACCAGTCGCCACTCGCCGAACCCATTACCCTCTCATTTGACCCTTCTCTATTCTTTCCAGAAATCGCAGACAGCAGTTCACAAGAACCTTTTCCAGCAACATTGGTTATTGGGACTTTTGCTGTAGTAATCATAGCTGTTGCTGTTTCTGCATTTATATTAAAAAAAAGTATACACCCTACAAAGCAAAAACAGAGCAGTTTTATCCTATCAGTCAAGCCGCGTCTGGCAGTTCTGGATTAG